Part of the Candidatus Methylomirabilis sp. genome is shown below.
GCGGCGACCGCTCCTGATAGGGTGCCTCCATGGGCTCGCCGGGAGCGGCCCCCTTACCCTGCTCGTTCTCAGTACGCTCTCCTCTCCGCTGGCCGGCCTCGCCTACCTCGGCCTCTTCAGCCTCGGGAGCATCGCGGGGATGACGCTGCTCACCGGCCTGCTCAGTTTCCCCATCGCCTACGCGGTCCGGCGAGGGGCCGCATTCGCCGGGCAGGTCCGGATGGTCGCCGGGAGCATCAGTCTGGTCCTGGGACTGGGCCTCGCGGGGGAGATCGCCGCGGGCGGGGGCCTACGCTAGCGGCTCAATCCGATCAGGATGGTTCCGGCGGCGACGGCGGCCGCGGCCAGGAGGCGCCGGGGACCGTGCCGCTCGCCGAGGAAGGCGGCCCCGAGCGCGGCCCCGAAGACGATGCTCACCTCCCGCGTCGCGACTACGTAGGCCACCTTGGCGAGCCGGAGGGCGAAGAGGACGAGCTGGTAGGCCACGAAGGAAAAGACCCCGACGATGGCGATGGTTCGCCATTCCGCCTTCAGGGAGGCGAGCGACGGGCGCTGGCGCGTCAGGACATAAGGCGCGAGGGCGAGGAAGGCGAGCGCCATCATGAGGATCTGGTACAGGGTGGGGTGGACCAGGCTCACGCCCACTTTGTCCACGAGGGAGTAGCCCGCGATCGTGAGGCCGGTGAGGAGGGCCATGGCCACGTGCGGGGCATGCCACTGGCTCAGCAGCCGGCTCCGCCCGGGGGGCGTCGGCTCCGGTCCCCCCGCCAGCCCGAAGACGCCCAGGACCACAAGACCGATCCCCGTCGCCCCGCCCGGGGTGAGGACCTCCTGCAGGAGGAACGGCGCCAGGAGCGCCACCAGGAGGGGCCCCGATCCCCGCGCCAGGGGATAGACCAGGGACAGCTCCCCCCGCTCGTAGGCCTCGCTGAGGAACAGGAAGTAGAGGGCATGCAGGAGGCCGGTGGCCACGACGCACGCCCAGCCTCCGGGACTGATCCTGAGCTCGCCCGGCACAAGGAGGAGCCCGGGGGTCGCCAGCAGGGCGCCCACCAGGGTCCCGAGCCAGGAGACGGTGAGCTTCCGGGTGCTCTGCTTCAGGGCGAGGTTCCAGGTAGCGTGCAGGAAGGCCGCTGCCAGGACCAGACCGAGGGCCGCTGCCGTCACCGCTTCCCTCCGGTTCCCGCCGCGCTGCCCCCGGGGCGGGCCCGCTGCACGGTACCAGAAGGGCAGGCGACCGGCAAGGCGCCGGACGCCGTCGCCGCGGCCGGCCCGCCGCCCCTAGAAGTGGCAGGCGAATCCCCGGGCGAAGTGGTTGACCTCGAGCACGAATTTCTCGCTGACGTCGAAGAGCCGGAGGGAGTGGCTGGCCCGGCTGTATTTATACTCGGCGAAGAACGCCAGGTGGGGCGTGAAGAAGAGCTTCACGCCCGCCAGCGCCCCCGTCCCCGCCCCACTGTCCCGGACGGTGAAGTCGCTATCGAGCGGCCGGGAGAGCCCGAGGTAGAACCCGACGTACAAATCCGCGTCCTGCGCGCCGACGCCCTGAGGGACCGCCAGCAGGATCAGAGTCACCAGGAGACCCTCTGCTGCACCGAGGGTCATCCCGGAGAGATGCCGGGCAGGGGAGGCCATTGTGGCGAAAGGCGGCGGGGCGTATACTGGGACATTACACGTCAGGGACCGGAAAGCGAGGATCGAGAACAGCCCAACCGGGACCGGGATATGTCCGGAAGGTTTCACGGGGGCGGAGGGGCGAGAGAGGGGGAGCCATGGGCCTGACACTGGCCGAGAAAATCCTCTCGCGGCGGCTCAAGCGGGAGGTCCACGCGGGGGATATCGTGGTCGCGGATGTGGACATGGCCACCGTCCAGGATGGGACGGGCGTCCTCACCTTCGACATGATCCGCGAGCTCATGGGCAAGGACATGGTCAAGTACCCGAATCGCGCCATGCTGGTCCTGGACCACATGGGGCCCGCCGCCCGGCCCGAGTACAGCAACATGCACCGGCGCCTCCGGGAGTTCGCGGCCAACACCGGCGCCATCCTGGAGGACGTAGGCTCCGGCATCAGCCACCTGCTCCTCGCCGAGAAGTACGTGAAGCCGGGGGACATCGTGGTGGGGGCGGACTCCCACACCAGCACGGCGGCGGGGCTGGCCGCCTTCGCCACGGGGATGGGCTCCACCGACGTCGC
Proteins encoded:
- a CDS encoding DMT family transporter; translated protein: MTAAALGLVLAAAFLHATWNLALKQSTRKLTVSWLGTLVGALLATPGLLLVPGELRISPGGWACVVATGLLHALYFLFLSEAYERGELSLVYPLARGSGPLLVALLAPFLLQEVLTPGGATGIGLVVLGVFGLAGGPEPTPPGRSRLLSQWHAPHVAMALLTGLTIAGYSLVDKVGVSLVHPTLYQILMMALAFLALAPYVLTRQRPSLASLKAEWRTIAIVGVFSFVAYQLVLFALRLAKVAYVVATREVSIVFGAALGAAFLGERHGPRRLLAAAAVAAGTILIGLSR